The Diorhabda sublineata isolate icDioSubl1.1 chromosome 6, icDioSubl1.1, whole genome shotgun sequence genome includes a window with the following:
- the LOC130445909 gene encoding uncharacterized protein LOC130445909 isoform X4, producing MDSSTIPVLLVTANVGSIFEDKLTDGLRTIRVQNNKNNEYTKLQFMTEDSKLVLTVGKKEFNHSDHQTVFTSEWLKSFDKECEAFEDTLWEFPVKFPPSYPFEEKISHGTIYMQTRCPAWCDRVLLSKSAKKLIKNDTDTKYGLMGIKTCMGDHKPVYLRINLKEKAGINVCCEHAPFACLPDSCKCYPMYASVEINIVDMGIYNNSSFQELPKLDSKLLQEPITRNMLSHEPYTPESVDSHSNSPLHMDRTESISPLQLKSKLENIIRMKLDKSTHLMKRSVSENVDVDKPKNIFRTRAMSEIPKNAYARVKLIPTSRAESLNRLQSHHSSSDEDWFEFEEETRIKRLEDCFENIHKNTTVDIPIFIENDHKKKRCRLGKNRTRTKINCCAIV from the exons aaattgacTGATGGTCTTAGGACAATACgagtacaaaataataaaaacaatgaatataCCAAACTGCAGTTCATGACTGAAGATAGCAAGTTGGTACTGACTGTGGGTAAAAAAGAATTCAACCATTCTGACCATCAGACTGTATTTACTTCGGAATGG CTCAAATCCTTTGACAAGGAATGTGAAGCTTTCGAAGATACTTTATGGGAATTTCCAGTTAAGTTCCCACCGTCCTAtccatttgaagaaaaaatttcacatGGTACTATATACATGCAGACAAGATGTCCGGCTTGGTGTGATCGAGTGTTGTTAAGCAAAAGTGCaaagaaacttataaaaaatgacACGGATACAAAATACGGTCTTATGGGAATCAAAACTTGCATGGGTGACCACAag CCAGTATATCTCAGAATAAATCTCAAGGAAAAAGCAGGTATAAATGTATGTTGTGAACACGCACCTTTTGCTTGCTTGCCTGACAGTTGCAAATGTTATCCAATGTACGCTtctgttgaaataaatatagtaGATATGggtatatataataatagtagCTTCCAGGAGTTGCCCAAACTCGATTCCAAATTGCTTCAAGAACCAATCACCAGAAACATGTTGTCCCACGAACCGTATACCCCCGAAAGTGTTGATTCACACAGTAATTCTCCTTTGCATATGGATAGGACAGAATCTATTTCTCCTTTACAATTAAAATccaaattggaaaatataatacGAATGAAATTAGATAAATCGACGCATCTAATGAAGAGGTCAGTCTCCGAGAATGTCGATGTGGATAaacctaaaaatatattcagaacAAGAGCCATGTCCGAGATACCCAAAAACGCGTATGCTCGTGTAAAATTAATACCCACATCTCGCGCTGAATCGTTGAATCGATTGCAAAGTCATCATAGCTCTTCTGATGAAGATTGGTTTGAGTTTGAGGAAGAAACTCGTATAAAACGTTTGGAAgattgtttcgaaaatattcataaaaatactaCTGTAGATATTcctatttttatagaaaatgacCATAAAAAGAAACGATGTAGATTAGGAAAGAATAGGACTCGGACGAAAATCAATTGCTGTGCTATAgtgtga
- the LOC130445909 gene encoding inositol polyphosphate-5-phosphatase A isoform X1 → MDSSTIPVLLVTANVGSIFEDPNEMLKIWTEEFLSTVSKLDPKFIGLHCQEVGGKNYELSMKHVGNFVKLLMSSNELRLFDKIRIFLDEDYSSAENFTALGNLYFVHQSLNNISIWDFKNCVFTPVQGQEIHSGNIEAVVTKEKAKFPQNFFPECKWSRKGFMRTRWSLNGTIVDMINIHLFHDASNFIAMESSPSVYSKNRRRALQHTLQKFHNDQYENAPYFIFGDFNFRTDTDGVVKKLTDGLRTIRVQNNKNNEYTKLQFMTEDSKLVLTVGKKEFNHSDHQTVFTSEWLKSFDKECEAFEDTLWEFPVKFPPSYPFEEKISHGTIYMQTRCPAWCDRVLLSKSAKKLIKNDTDTKYGLMGIKTCMGDHKPVYLRINLKEKAGINVCCEHAPFACLPDSCKCYPMYASVEINIVDMGIYNNSSFQELPKLDSKLLQEPITRNMLSHEPYTPESVDSHSNSPLHMDRTESISPLQLKSKLENIIRMKLDKSTHLMKRSVSENVDVDKPKNIFRTRAMSEIPKNAYARVKLIPTSRAESLNRLQSHHSSSDEDWFEFEEETRIKRLEDCFENIHKNTTVDIPIFIENDHKKKRCRLGKNRTRTKINCCAIV, encoded by the exons CCAAATGAAATGCTTAAAATATGGACTGAAGAATTTTTATCGACTGTCTCCAAATTAGATCCTAAATTCATAGGTTTACATTGTCAAGAAGTGGGAGGTAAAAACTATGAACTTAGTATGAAACATGTTGGTAACTTTGTTAAGTTATTAATGTCCAGCAATGAATTACgcttatttgataaaattaggATCTTTTTAGATGAAGATTACAGTTCTGCTGAAAATTTTACa gCGTTAgggaatttatattttgtacatCAATCtttgaacaatatttcaatatggGACttcaaaaattgtgtatttaCGCCCGTCCAAGGCCAAGAAATACATTCAGGTAACATCGAGGCTGTTGTTACTAAAGAAAAAGCGaaatttccacaaaatttttttcccgaa TGTAAGTGGTCAAGAAAAGGATTTATGCGGACAAGATGGTCTTTGAACGGCACAATTGTTGACATGATAAATATCCATTTATTTCATGATGCCTCGAACTTTATAGCCATGGAATCATCTCCATCGGTTTACTCTAAAAATAGGCGAAGGGCGTTACAACATACATTACAAAAGTTTCATAATGACCAATATGAAAATGCTCCCTACTTTATTTTTGGGGACTTCAATTTTAGGACTGATACGGATGGTGTTGTTaag aaattgacTGATGGTCTTAGGACAATACgagtacaaaataataaaaacaatgaatataCCAAACTGCAGTTCATGACTGAAGATAGCAAGTTGGTACTGACTGTGGGTAAAAAAGAATTCAACCATTCTGACCATCAGACTGTATTTACTTCGGAATGG CTCAAATCCTTTGACAAGGAATGTGAAGCTTTCGAAGATACTTTATGGGAATTTCCAGTTAAGTTCCCACCGTCCTAtccatttgaagaaaaaatttcacatGGTACTATATACATGCAGACAAGATGTCCGGCTTGGTGTGATCGAGTGTTGTTAAGCAAAAGTGCaaagaaacttataaaaaatgacACGGATACAAAATACGGTCTTATGGGAATCAAAACTTGCATGGGTGACCACAag CCAGTATATCTCAGAATAAATCTCAAGGAAAAAGCAGGTATAAATGTATGTTGTGAACACGCACCTTTTGCTTGCTTGCCTGACAGTTGCAAATGTTATCCAATGTACGCTtctgttgaaataaatatagtaGATATGggtatatataataatagtagCTTCCAGGAGTTGCCCAAACTCGATTCCAAATTGCTTCAAGAACCAATCACCAGAAACATGTTGTCCCACGAACCGTATACCCCCGAAAGTGTTGATTCACACAGTAATTCTCCTTTGCATATGGATAGGACAGAATCTATTTCTCCTTTACAATTAAAATccaaattggaaaatataatacGAATGAAATTAGATAAATCGACGCATCTAATGAAGAGGTCAGTCTCCGAGAATGTCGATGTGGATAaacctaaaaatatattcagaacAAGAGCCATGTCCGAGATACCCAAAAACGCGTATGCTCGTGTAAAATTAATACCCACATCTCGCGCTGAATCGTTGAATCGATTGCAAAGTCATCATAGCTCTTCTGATGAAGATTGGTTTGAGTTTGAGGAAGAAACTCGTATAAAACGTTTGGAAgattgtttcgaaaatattcataaaaatactaCTGTAGATATTcctatttttatagaaaatgacCATAAAAAGAAACGATGTAGATTAGGAAAGAATAGGACTCGGACGAAAATCAATTGCTGTGCTATAgtgtga
- the LOC130445909 gene encoding inositol polyphosphate-5-phosphatase A isoform X3 has translation MDSSTIPVLLVTANVGSIFEDPNEMLKIWTEEFLSTVSKLDPKFIGLHCQEVGGKNYELSMKHVGNFVKLLMSSNELRLFDKIRIFLDEDYSSAENFTALGNLYFVHQSLNNISIWDFKNCVFTPVQGQEIHSGNIEAVVTKEKAKFPQNFFPECKWSRKGFMRTRWSLNGTIVDMINIHLFHDASNFIAMESSPSVYSKNRRRALQHTLQKFHNDQYENAPYFIFGDFNFRTDTDGVVKKLTDGLRTIRVQNNKNNEYTKLQFMTEDSKLVLTVGKKEFNHSDHQTVFTSEWLKSFDKECEAFEDTLWEFPVKFPPSYPFEEKISHGTIYMQTRCPAWCDRVLLSKSAKKLIKNDTDTKYGLMGIKTCMGDHKPVYLRINLKEKAGINSCALFCEFD, from the exons CCAAATGAAATGCTTAAAATATGGACTGAAGAATTTTTATCGACTGTCTCCAAATTAGATCCTAAATTCATAGGTTTACATTGTCAAGAAGTGGGAGGTAAAAACTATGAACTTAGTATGAAACATGTTGGTAACTTTGTTAAGTTATTAATGTCCAGCAATGAATTACgcttatttgataaaattaggATCTTTTTAGATGAAGATTACAGTTCTGCTGAAAATTTTACa gCGTTAgggaatttatattttgtacatCAATCtttgaacaatatttcaatatggGACttcaaaaattgtgtatttaCGCCCGTCCAAGGCCAAGAAATACATTCAGGTAACATCGAGGCTGTTGTTACTAAAGAAAAAGCGaaatttccacaaaatttttttcccgaa TGTAAGTGGTCAAGAAAAGGATTTATGCGGACAAGATGGTCTTTGAACGGCACAATTGTTGACATGATAAATATCCATTTATTTCATGATGCCTCGAACTTTATAGCCATGGAATCATCTCCATCGGTTTACTCTAAAAATAGGCGAAGGGCGTTACAACATACATTACAAAAGTTTCATAATGACCAATATGAAAATGCTCCCTACTTTATTTTTGGGGACTTCAATTTTAGGACTGATACGGATGGTGTTGTTaag aaattgacTGATGGTCTTAGGACAATACgagtacaaaataataaaaacaatgaatataCCAAACTGCAGTTCATGACTGAAGATAGCAAGTTGGTACTGACTGTGGGTAAAAAAGAATTCAACCATTCTGACCATCAGACTGTATTTACTTCGGAATGG CTCAAATCCTTTGACAAGGAATGTGAAGCTTTCGAAGATACTTTATGGGAATTTCCAGTTAAGTTCCCACCGTCCTAtccatttgaagaaaaaatttcacatGGTACTATATACATGCAGACAAGATGTCCGGCTTGGTGTGATCGAGTGTTGTTAAGCAAAAGTGCaaagaaacttataaaaaatgacACGGATACAAAATACGGTCTTATGGGAATCAAAACTTGCATGGGTGACCACAag CCAGTATATCTCAGAATAAATCTCAAGGAAAAAGCAGGTATAAAT AGTTGTGCGCTATTCTGTGAATTTGATTAG
- the LOC130445909 gene encoding inositol polyphosphate-5-phosphatase A isoform X5, which produces MDSSTIPVLLVTANVGSIFEDPNEMLKIWTEEFLSTVSKLDPKFIGLHCQEVGGKNYELSMKHVGNFVKLLMSSNELRLFDKIRIFLDEDYSSAENFTALGNLYFVHQSLNNISIWDFKNCVFTPVQGQEIHSGNIEAVVTKEKAKFPQNFFPECKWSRKGFMRTRWSLNGTIVDMINIHLFHDASNFIAMESSPSVYSKNRRRALQHTLQKFHNDQYENAPYFIFGDFNFRTDTDGVVKKLTDGLRTIRVQNNKNNEYTKLQFMTEDSKLVLTVGKKEFNHSDHQTVFTSEWLKSFDKECEAFEDTLWEFPVKFPPSYPFEEKISHGTIYMQTRCPAWCDRVLLSKSAKKLIKNDTDTKYGLMGIKTCMGDHKPVYLRINLKEKAELCAIL; this is translated from the exons CCAAATGAAATGCTTAAAATATGGACTGAAGAATTTTTATCGACTGTCTCCAAATTAGATCCTAAATTCATAGGTTTACATTGTCAAGAAGTGGGAGGTAAAAACTATGAACTTAGTATGAAACATGTTGGTAACTTTGTTAAGTTATTAATGTCCAGCAATGAATTACgcttatttgataaaattaggATCTTTTTAGATGAAGATTACAGTTCTGCTGAAAATTTTACa gCGTTAgggaatttatattttgtacatCAATCtttgaacaatatttcaatatggGACttcaaaaattgtgtatttaCGCCCGTCCAAGGCCAAGAAATACATTCAGGTAACATCGAGGCTGTTGTTACTAAAGAAAAAGCGaaatttccacaaaatttttttcccgaa TGTAAGTGGTCAAGAAAAGGATTTATGCGGACAAGATGGTCTTTGAACGGCACAATTGTTGACATGATAAATATCCATTTATTTCATGATGCCTCGAACTTTATAGCCATGGAATCATCTCCATCGGTTTACTCTAAAAATAGGCGAAGGGCGTTACAACATACATTACAAAAGTTTCATAATGACCAATATGAAAATGCTCCCTACTTTATTTTTGGGGACTTCAATTTTAGGACTGATACGGATGGTGTTGTTaag aaattgacTGATGGTCTTAGGACAATACgagtacaaaataataaaaacaatgaatataCCAAACTGCAGTTCATGACTGAAGATAGCAAGTTGGTACTGACTGTGGGTAAAAAAGAATTCAACCATTCTGACCATCAGACTGTATTTACTTCGGAATGG CTCAAATCCTTTGACAAGGAATGTGAAGCTTTCGAAGATACTTTATGGGAATTTCCAGTTAAGTTCCCACCGTCCTAtccatttgaagaaaaaatttcacatGGTACTATATACATGCAGACAAGATGTCCGGCTTGGTGTGATCGAGTGTTGTTAAGCAAAAGTGCaaagaaacttataaaaaatgacACGGATACAAAATACGGTCTTATGGGAATCAAAACTTGCATGGGTGACCACAag CCAGTATATCTCAGAATAAATCTCAAGGAAAAAGCAG AGTTGTGCGCTATTCTGTGA
- the LOC130445909 gene encoding inositol polyphosphate-5-phosphatase A isoform X2, with amino-acid sequence MDSSTIPVLLVTANVGSIFEDPNEMLKIWTEEFLSTVSKLDPKFIGLHCQEVGGKNYELSMKHVGNFVKLLMSSNELRLFDKIRIFLDEDYSSAENFTALGNLYFVHQSLNNISIWDFKNCVFTPVQGQEIHSGNIEAVVTKEKAKFPQNFFPECKWSRKGFMRTRWSLNGTIVDMINIHLFHDASNFIAMESSPSVYSKNRRRALQHTLQKFHNDQYENAPYFIFGDFNFRTDTDGVVKKLTDGLRTIRVQNNKNNEYTKLQFMTEDSKLVLTVGKKEFNHSDHQTVFTSEWLKSFDKECEAFEDTLWEFPVKFPPSYPFEEKISHGTIYMQTRCPAWCDRVLLSKSAKKLIKNDTDTKYGLMGIKTCMGDHKPVYLRINLKEKAGLHLTQHNSESVMDVKKVEDIMDAASVTRYIYLENIDKPVKIYRETAV; translated from the exons CCAAATGAAATGCTTAAAATATGGACTGAAGAATTTTTATCGACTGTCTCCAAATTAGATCCTAAATTCATAGGTTTACATTGTCAAGAAGTGGGAGGTAAAAACTATGAACTTAGTATGAAACATGTTGGTAACTTTGTTAAGTTATTAATGTCCAGCAATGAATTACgcttatttgataaaattaggATCTTTTTAGATGAAGATTACAGTTCTGCTGAAAATTTTACa gCGTTAgggaatttatattttgtacatCAATCtttgaacaatatttcaatatggGACttcaaaaattgtgtatttaCGCCCGTCCAAGGCCAAGAAATACATTCAGGTAACATCGAGGCTGTTGTTACTAAAGAAAAAGCGaaatttccacaaaatttttttcccgaa TGTAAGTGGTCAAGAAAAGGATTTATGCGGACAAGATGGTCTTTGAACGGCACAATTGTTGACATGATAAATATCCATTTATTTCATGATGCCTCGAACTTTATAGCCATGGAATCATCTCCATCGGTTTACTCTAAAAATAGGCGAAGGGCGTTACAACATACATTACAAAAGTTTCATAATGACCAATATGAAAATGCTCCCTACTTTATTTTTGGGGACTTCAATTTTAGGACTGATACGGATGGTGTTGTTaag aaattgacTGATGGTCTTAGGACAATACgagtacaaaataataaaaacaatgaatataCCAAACTGCAGTTCATGACTGAAGATAGCAAGTTGGTACTGACTGTGGGTAAAAAAGAATTCAACCATTCTGACCATCAGACTGTATTTACTTCGGAATGG CTCAAATCCTTTGACAAGGAATGTGAAGCTTTCGAAGATACTTTATGGGAATTTCCAGTTAAGTTCCCACCGTCCTAtccatttgaagaaaaaatttcacatGGTACTATATACATGCAGACAAGATGTCCGGCTTGGTGTGATCGAGTGTTGTTAAGCAAAAGTGCaaagaaacttataaaaaatgacACGGATACAAAATACGGTCTTATGGGAATCAAAACTTGCATGGGTGACCACAag CCAGTATATCTCAGAATAAATCTCAAGGAAAAAGCAG GCTTACATTTAACTCAACACAACAGTGAAAGCGTGATGGATGTCAAGAAAGTAGAGGACATTATGGATGCCGCCTCGGTTACTCGCTATATTTActtggaaaatattgataaaccTGTAAAGATATATAGAGAAACTGCTGTTTGA
- the LOC130445909 gene encoding inositol polyphosphate-5-phosphatase A isoform X7, whose product MDSSTIPVLLVTANVGSIFEDPNEMLKIWTEEFLSTVSKLDPKFIGLHCQEVGGKNYELSMKHVGNFVKLLMSSNELRLFDKIRIFLDEDYSSAENFTALGNLYFVHQSLNNISIWDFKNCVFTPVQGQEIHSGNIEAVVTKEKAKFPQNFFPECKWSRKGFMRTRWSLNGTIVDMINIHLFHDASNFIAMESSPSVYSKNRRRALQHTLQKFHNDQYENAPYFIFGDFNFRTDTDGVVKKLTDGLRTIRVQNNKNNEYTKLQFMTEDSKLVLTVGKKEFNHSDHQTVFTSEWLKSFDKECEAFEDTLWEFPVKFPPSYPFEEKISHGTIYMQTRCPAWCDRVLLSKSAKKLIKNDTDTKYGLMGIKTCMGDHKVI is encoded by the exons CCAAATGAAATGCTTAAAATATGGACTGAAGAATTTTTATCGACTGTCTCCAAATTAGATCCTAAATTCATAGGTTTACATTGTCAAGAAGTGGGAGGTAAAAACTATGAACTTAGTATGAAACATGTTGGTAACTTTGTTAAGTTATTAATGTCCAGCAATGAATTACgcttatttgataaaattaggATCTTTTTAGATGAAGATTACAGTTCTGCTGAAAATTTTACa gCGTTAgggaatttatattttgtacatCAATCtttgaacaatatttcaatatggGACttcaaaaattgtgtatttaCGCCCGTCCAAGGCCAAGAAATACATTCAGGTAACATCGAGGCTGTTGTTACTAAAGAAAAAGCGaaatttccacaaaatttttttcccgaa TGTAAGTGGTCAAGAAAAGGATTTATGCGGACAAGATGGTCTTTGAACGGCACAATTGTTGACATGATAAATATCCATTTATTTCATGATGCCTCGAACTTTATAGCCATGGAATCATCTCCATCGGTTTACTCTAAAAATAGGCGAAGGGCGTTACAACATACATTACAAAAGTTTCATAATGACCAATATGAAAATGCTCCCTACTTTATTTTTGGGGACTTCAATTTTAGGACTGATACGGATGGTGTTGTTaag aaattgacTGATGGTCTTAGGACAATACgagtacaaaataataaaaacaatgaatataCCAAACTGCAGTTCATGACTGAAGATAGCAAGTTGGTACTGACTGTGGGTAAAAAAGAATTCAACCATTCTGACCATCAGACTGTATTTACTTCGGAATGG CTCAAATCCTTTGACAAGGAATGTGAAGCTTTCGAAGATACTTTATGGGAATTTCCAGTTAAGTTCCCACCGTCCTAtccatttgaagaaaaaatttcacatGGTACTATATACATGCAGACAAGATGTCCGGCTTGGTGTGATCGAGTGTTGTTAAGCAAAAGTGCaaagaaacttataaaaaatgacACGGATACAAAATACGGTCTTATGGGAATCAAAACTTGCATGGGTGACCACAaggtaatttaa
- the LOC130445909 gene encoding inositol polyphosphate-5-phosphatase A isoform X6 — MDSSTIPVLLVTANVGSIFEDPNEMLKIWTEEFLSTVSKLDPKFIGLHCQEVGGKNYELSMKHVGNFVKLLMSSNELRLFDKIRIFLDEDYSSAENFTALGNLYFVHQSLNNISIWDFKNCVFTPVQGQEIHSGNIEAVVTKEKAKFPQNFFPECKWSRKGFMRTRWSLNGTIVDMINIHLFHDASNFIAMESSPSVYSKNRRRALQHTLQKFHNDQYENAPYFIFGDFNFRTDTDGVVKKLTDGLRTIRVQNNKNNEYTKLQFMTEDSKLVLTVGKKEFNHSDHQTVFTSEWLKSFDKECEAFEDTLWEFPVKFPPSYPFEEKISHGTIYMQTRCPAWCDRVLLSKSAKKLIKNDTDTKYGLMGIKTCMGDHKPVYLRINLKEKAGINAYI, encoded by the exons CCAAATGAAATGCTTAAAATATGGACTGAAGAATTTTTATCGACTGTCTCCAAATTAGATCCTAAATTCATAGGTTTACATTGTCAAGAAGTGGGAGGTAAAAACTATGAACTTAGTATGAAACATGTTGGTAACTTTGTTAAGTTATTAATGTCCAGCAATGAATTACgcttatttgataaaattaggATCTTTTTAGATGAAGATTACAGTTCTGCTGAAAATTTTACa gCGTTAgggaatttatattttgtacatCAATCtttgaacaatatttcaatatggGACttcaaaaattgtgtatttaCGCCCGTCCAAGGCCAAGAAATACATTCAGGTAACATCGAGGCTGTTGTTACTAAAGAAAAAGCGaaatttccacaaaatttttttcccgaa TGTAAGTGGTCAAGAAAAGGATTTATGCGGACAAGATGGTCTTTGAACGGCACAATTGTTGACATGATAAATATCCATTTATTTCATGATGCCTCGAACTTTATAGCCATGGAATCATCTCCATCGGTTTACTCTAAAAATAGGCGAAGGGCGTTACAACATACATTACAAAAGTTTCATAATGACCAATATGAAAATGCTCCCTACTTTATTTTTGGGGACTTCAATTTTAGGACTGATACGGATGGTGTTGTTaag aaattgacTGATGGTCTTAGGACAATACgagtacaaaataataaaaacaatgaatataCCAAACTGCAGTTCATGACTGAAGATAGCAAGTTGGTACTGACTGTGGGTAAAAAAGAATTCAACCATTCTGACCATCAGACTGTATTTACTTCGGAATGG CTCAAATCCTTTGACAAGGAATGTGAAGCTTTCGAAGATACTTTATGGGAATTTCCAGTTAAGTTCCCACCGTCCTAtccatttgaagaaaaaatttcacatGGTACTATATACATGCAGACAAGATGTCCGGCTTGGTGTGATCGAGTGTTGTTAAGCAAAAGTGCaaagaaacttataaaaaatgacACGGATACAAAATACGGTCTTATGGGAATCAAAACTTGCATGGGTGACCACAag CCAGTATATCTCAGAATAAATCTCAAGGAAAAAGCAGGTATAAAT GCTTACATTTAA